CCCCTGCTTAAAGCACCTACGGTTGGTCTTTTTAGAGGGGGACTATGGTGGGGACGTGAAAACCATTTGAACGTATGGCCTTATTTCATCGCAGAGCTGACAGCCGCCTTGATCACATCCGAAGCAAAGCCCCTTCGCTGGAGCATTCCGTACAGCCTTCTCTTTATGACATCTTCAGGCCGGCTTCTTAATGTTCTCAGGCTTTTTTCAACAAGTTTTTTTGCGGCTTCGTCTTCGTTCTCTTTTGTATGGGAGGAGATAACTTTATTGATAAGGCCTCTTTCTATCCCGCGTTTGTAAAGAAAGAGTTCCGCGCCTCTTTTGCCGAGCAATTTCTTTTCTACCGCGTGCTTCAGCAGTCCGTCAGCAAGGATTTCGTCGTTAATAAGCCCGGCACGTTCGAGGTATTCAATTGTGCCATTGATCTCCTCGTCTTCAAAGCCCTTTATCTTCAGCCGATGGAGCATCTCTTTACGGCTTCGGGGACGGTACTCGATGAGTCTCAGGGCGTAACTTTTTGCGTCAGCTTGAGAACCTCTCAATATCGGGTTCCTTCTTTTTGACTGAAGATTTTTTGGCGGGGTCTACATAGTCAGGGGAGGCTTTATAAACCTCGACCATCATCCTGAAGTCTTCTTTGTTCTTGGCCTTGCTCAATGCTTCGCCATATTCGATAGCGCCTTCTTTATACATTTTAAAGATGGCCTGGTCATCAACAGCAGGGATATCTTTCCCGTCTTTGCCTTTATCGCCCTTTCTGGTGTCATCCATGAATCTGGAGGTTGACTGTATGCCTCTGACCATAAGCGCGAAGTCATCGGGGTTGGTGGACCTGGTAAGGGCATCCTCGTATGTTATCAAGCCGTCTTTGTAAAGGCCGAGAAGCGACTGGTCAAATGTCTGCATGCCATACTGGGTGGAGCCTTCAGCGATATAGTCGCTGATCAGGCCGGTCTTCTCCTTGTCCTCGATACACCCCTTGACGGTCTTGGTTGCTATAAGCACTTCGATAGCCGCGACCCTG
The DNA window shown above is from Nitrospirota bacterium and carries:
- a CDS encoding regulatory protein RecX is translated as MRGSQADAKSYALRLIEYRPRSRKEMLHRLKIKGFEDEEINGTIEYLERAGLINDEILADGLLKHAVEKKLLGKRGAELFLYKRGIERGLINKVISSHTKENEDEAAKKLVEKSLRTLRSRPEDVIKRRLYGMLQRRGFASDVIKAAVSSAMK